In Osmia lignaria lignaria isolate PbOS001 chromosome 13, iyOsmLign1, whole genome shotgun sequence, the DNA window TCTTTCAAGTTGTAATTGTGCGTAATACTTTACTTTTTATACAGAATTGCTGATTTCGTAACACTAGTTTGTAATTTTTAGTCTCCCCTgaacaataatacattatttttatattacgaaAACTAATAGTAAGCATATACATCATGATAGAACGTCACATGAATTCAATGCACGAATCAGATATTGCATTTAAACGTATtctgtattaaatatttaaaaaactgagcaacatttcaaaaattttgtatatGACAATACGCAGAAGGCCTTTATATTATTGAAGACTCttgatatttgtaaaatttatcttatatttaatttattattaaaaaattacattccgttttttcaatgtaaatttttatttctaaaattaactACAGAAACGACTGCGTTTATTATAGCAAGCGTTTACTGATTAAGAATATTTATCTAGATTGCATTTTGTGTTAATACAGGTTGTAATATAGTTCAAACGGTGTCTTCTATTAAATTCGAATGAAACAGTAAAAAACGATAGTATTTACTTTCCTGCAAATTTTATAACACATGCGGAGTGTTCTATATACTATTCAATGAAACGTTGTTCATGAATACTATTATAAGCTCCAATAAGCTCTGACAGTTAATAATGTTTAATGGTTATAAACGAAAGCCTCAAACAGTTATTAGCTGTAATAAACCGAGCCGCGAAAGCCTCAAAATTCTTATTATAAGCTCTGTGATTCGATTTGTAATTAGTATGATGTGTGTGCGTATGTGAACAGTAAAATATGGATCTTATAAATTCTTAAAGCTATAcatgtaattattattactattgttgttgttattacaGCTAACTAGTCTGCGAAAACtattgcaaattttttaattggggatcaaattttcataaaattgtattatcaATAACTTATGATTTGTGTTTGTCTATcttcagaaattattaaaagatgtgtaagtattaaaaatttaataaacaataataacaggtttctttccatcatttttattgttttttttttttcaattgtcagtattatatacattattttttcaaaccTTATGTTATAAGagagtaaataataaattacacaaTTAATTGATTGTAAAGGATAACAACAATTAATTCTAGGTAAAGAATAATtcagaaaaattaagaaataataaaaatgataaatgtttaatatttgGTACATAATGTACAATATACATTGCTTATGTtctatttctaatttatttagaaCACAGGTGTTATACTTCAAAATCCCTTTAATTTGGtaggaataatttattaaaattttgtttcacTAAGCATATACAGAACATTTCTTTAACTGTTACTGTACAATaaactgtatattttttttactatatttttataccaagataatttattttttagaacTAATTCCAGTTATAGGATTGACTTCAAGTATTTGCATACGTTCCAGTTGTGCAAGTCTACTTTCTTCGGTAAATGATTCTGGTAATGGTGGGTATGctatagaatttaattaaattatttaatagtgAATATTAAGTAGgatattactattttaaattattaacttaATCAATTCGTCTTTTTCAATTTACTATATTTATAAACTATAGATCACAGTTTGATACATAATATGTATAGAATTTAACTTACCATATGTTTTAAGGAACATGAACAACCAAATACTGAAGGCACATCCCAAGAATGTATATCCAAGACATGCTTTCCAATCACCTGATGGGGCTAGGAATTCACTAAATGTTTGACGATAACTGGCACGATATAATGCTTTCTTCTCTTCTATTGATAATTTTTTCCAATcacccttttctttctctcttaatGCCTACATaaagattaatataaaaaataatgaaacatttaatttgttaatgaaaaaCATATAACAGCTATATTTTGTCAATTATATTTGGAAATTTacaattatacaaattattttacCATGATATCTGGGGTATTTGCTTTGAATCGAATAGCAGGCATAGGAAAATCAGCTCGATCTAAGTAGGTAGGTTCCCCATTGTATCCATTGCCTACTATATCTCGATTACCAATTTTATCTGGGAATACTGGACCAGGCAAGGCCATTCCACGGGTACACATATATGGTACACTTTGTCGTAAACGGAAGAGGAATAACTTGTTAGCCATTGTGTACTGAAATAATAAGATTATTTAATgatgtataaaattttttatatttcatctttTATAAATACCCATATTATCTAAAATTTTGAAGTCAATCCCTTGTTTAAGCTTTATTGATACGAGATATGTGATTATATTAAAAAACGAAGTATAAAAACTTAGATACGaaatattattgataaaatatttaaatacttttgaaatattaatgtaatttacaacaacatgaaattaaaaaatatataaaagcaCTTAAtttttctacattacatattgaTCATCTCGTTCGGTGGTTATCTAACACTCAATTGCACGAAAAgtatgtaaaaattaaaatgatatatgTTTTAACTTATCAGAAATAATACATTATTGTATGATAATGTAATATTACTCAATATTACACGCAATTATTAACAAAGTAAGTGAAAACTTACTTTTTTTGCAAACTCAGATGTAAGGAAACGTAATATGGCTACTACGTTGTACAGTGGAGTGGGTTAGATCATGGTTCGGTATATTCGTATGGGTAATACATTGTATGTGCATAAGTActtaatatgtatgtatatgtatatatctatacatatatatatatgtatatataaataaactaTCGATATGTAATTTGTATCTGACAATTAGTATTTAAACGACTATGATGATGGTTCAGTTTattcatgaaaaatttttaattttgttctaaGAAACATCTTCGTAGAAAAGAAATATgtttatttcgttaaacaaataattgttttatattaAACGATAGATTTTAACTTCGTatcaataatactgttatttcaatgaaattaattaacaagtgaaattgtaattttctataattaatgcAACGTACAAAACACTTTTCTGTATTGTAAATTTTGATATGATAGATATTagtaatacatatgtatacattttcaaatatttttttaaaatttattattagatattttgcaaaattttaataaaaagttgaAATGCATCTACCTTATCGACTAGGTGAATTTATATACGAAAAGTTACATAAAATAGTCTTTAATTCTGCCTATAGGATCGCATAGGTTGTGCGGGTATAAACCCGCGGTTGCTTACGGCATGGCGTTAGCCAAGTCGTGTGTCATTGTACGTTGCATATGAAAAGTGTAATACATTTATAACGTTTTTATTTTACATGTtgtatattaatgaaaaacttttTATACATACTTTAACGGTAAGTGAAAATTTCAGGTGAACAATAACAGCAGTGCCTTAAGAGATAAATGATATTTGTAGGCGAGTTCTGTTCAAAGATTCAGTGAGGTTTTGATATGGCGGCAAATTTTAGTTAGGCAAGCATTTATTGTAAAACGGtaatattctttaattatttcatcgGTTATTTAAATGTGAGTGTGTCACAATTTTTGTGTTACATTACAAGTAAAGCGGGCTCGTTTGTAATATTAAGTTATAGCTAAAAATTGAAATGCTGTATGTTTCTGCATTTTAAAGCACAGTGGCGACATATCATGGCGACAAGAATTTCTTAGCTGCGGTTGTGTATCTCGGTTATTTTCATACCGAATACGTACGCCAAGGAATTTCTTTGTGAAATAACATATTTAGTAAATTGAcatattgtatataaaatttttttcattgaattttcaattgcaTTTTAATCATCTGCATCAAAGTGATGTAATTATATTGTATTAGCTAGGCATAACATGCAATTAGTCTGTCCTGTGTATATTCTTTATGACATTATGACTGAAATAAAGAATTGTAATACAGTAGCTgtatattaatttcaaatattactgTTTTTATGTCTATTCACGTATTGATTTTTTATACTTCTTTAAGATTACTTACAATGAACAAGCGCCGTAGAACATCTTCAGTTGCAAGTAGAGGAACAGAAGATGATGGGGATGATATACCACGTGAACCAACAAAGAGACGAAAAAAATTGGACCCTGTAAGTTGTTTTGTTGTAGAttcttaaatatataaaatgaattgaaaattgaatcttaacatttatttgatttaaaatGTTTAGAGTGACTTGTGTCAACAATTGTATGATGTGTTGAGAAATCAAAAAAAGGAAGATGGAACGCTATTGTGTGACGCATTCATACGTGTGCCTAAACGTCGACAAGAACCAGGATATTATGAAGTTGTAACAAATCCTATAGACCTGTTAAAGGTTCAGCAAAAATTGAAAACAGATGAATATAGGGATATGGATGATTTAGCTGCTGATATTCAACTTATGGTTAACAATGCAAAAGCTTTTTATATGGTAATATATGTTGAATCAAATTAATGTACATCTATATCGACATAGATTAATATcttgattataataattttttaaatgtagcGTACATCTCCTGAATACAAAGATGCCACTGAACTTTGGGAATTATGTGTAAATACAAAAAACCGTATTATGGAAGAATATGAAGATCCAGAACCCAAAGGGAAACTAATTCTAAAAGTAGCACGACTGGTGGGTAACGGCATAAAACTATGtgcatattataattaataatttgtataaaattaattatacaggCTCGAAAAGCTACATTAAAGCAAGAAGATGCGGAAGATACATCTGAAAGTTCTACGAATCCTGATGAAGAGACAATGCAACAATTTGAAGACTTATTTGCAGCAGTTATGACAGCAACAGATCCAGCTGATAATAATAGGCCATTACACACAATGTTTCAATTGAAACCATCTAAAAAGGTAATAACTTTTTACCAgtgaaatatcaacatttttcgAAACTGAAATATCGTATGAACAATCTTACATTTTCAGTTATATCCAGAATATTACGATGTGATCGAGACGCCGGTAGATCTAAAAACAGTTGCAAGAAAAATTCAAGAAGGAGCTTATAATACTATTTCAGATATGGAAAAGGATTTAATGTTAATGTGTCGTAATGCTTGTCAATTTAATGAACCTGGTTCACAAATTTATAAAGATGCTAAGCTTTTAAAGAAGATTATTACCGCTGCAACAAGAAAACAAGATACCGGAATAAGTAGCAATATTCCAAAAATTGCGACAACTGCGCCATCGACACGAAGTAAAAGAGGAAGTCGTACAATGGCACAATCTTTAATAGCCCAAACTGCGTCGTTGCCAGACGAAGATGAAGAAAGTGATGACGAAGAAGAGGAACCTGCAGAAACTGAAGAAGCTGACAATCCACAATGGCAGCTGTTTCAGACTATAAGAACAGCACCTAACaatcaaggtatttaaatggTTTACAATACTTCTAATGTTACAATGTTTTATGATAATAGTATTAGTAATATTTTTGTTCCTTGCATAGGAGTTAGAATGAGTGAATATTTTTGGAAACTGCCATCGAAGAGATTATATCCtgattattataaaatgattaagAATCCTATTTCTTTATTACAAATTCGTACGAAGATAAAGGtagtgaagaaaaaaaaaaaataatgatctcACCTTTTCAAAATTACTGTTATTTAATTTGTCGTTATTTTAGAAAGGTGAATATGGTACTGTTAGTGAAGTAGCTGGTGACATGAATATTATGTTTGAAAATGCAAAGAAGTATAATATTCATACATCTAGATTATACAAGGTAATgtatattaattgatttaaatcTATCTATGTTCTTAACTTATATTACTTACTTTTATTGCTTTGTGTTAAAGTGTGCTGTAAAACTACAAAAGATTATGCAGGAGAAAGTGCAAGAATTATTAGAATTTGATCAGGTAAATAAAACTCTGTCGAGGTAAGAacgtatttttctttaattatataatttcttttacaattGAATTGTAATAGATTTTAGCACATTAGAATATTTAATGTGCTGAAATATCAAtcaatattatataaaagattattttaaCACAAACTGTTTTTTTATACTAAATAAATTGTGTATAAATTTTACATGTTTTATATTGCATTTAGGATTCAGATTCAGATAGTGAATTTGAAAATAGTTCTCATCAACCTAAACTTATTAAACGTGCTTCAAATCTATTAACACGTGGAAAATATAAAGACAATATTCCGTTGAAAAAGAGATTGTATGCATTGGTTAAATGTGTTATGGAATACGTTGTAAGTAATTCCAATCTTAAATACTGAAACTGAAGCTTATCAATATAGAGTTCTTCGTTATATTACAGTGCGAAGATGGACGGCAACCAATGTTAATGTTCATGGAAAAGCCTTCAAAAAAATTATATCCAGATTATTATCAAGTAATAGCAGAACCTATTGATATGTTAGCTATTGAAGCTAATATCAAAGCAGAAAAATATCAGAGTGAAAACGAATTGATACAAGATTTCAAGGTATattttatacatgtatatatttatatatttaactaaATATTTATTACTGTATTTTATATCGCATTTTTCTTATCAGTTAATGTTTAATAACTGTCGTCAATACAATGAAGAAGGTTCTTTAATATATGAAGATGCAAATACTTTGGAAAGAGTTTTAATGGATAAAGTGAAAGAGTTAGGTCCTTTGCCAGACACGCCGAAACCTACGAAATCCAGTGCATCTACGCCTACTCGTAATGTTGGGTATGTATTATGTTTATATATGCAAGATGTCCTAAAATATTGTTTTGGCTTTTGGGATAGATTTTCGGTTTttgggacatcctgtatatgactacagaaatatacatatattagaaTTTATTTACAAAGGTTGTAACATAATTGATgtgtaaaaatgtaatatacatttttacaaTTACATAGGAGACCTAAAAAAGTTGTACCATTACACttacaaaaattgaaaactatgtATGATACTATAAAGGATTATCACGATGCAAAAGGGAGACAATTGtctttaatttttatgaaattgccAAATAAAAACGAGTATCCCGATTATTATGAAGTTATAAAACAACCAATGAATATGGAAAAAATTGCTTCTACGCTGAAAAATAATGGATATGACAATTTGGATGAACTCGTGTCCGATTTCATCTTAATGTTTGATAATGCTTGCAAATATAATGAGCCTGATTCACAAATATATAAGGTTTGTATTTGatatatattgaaatatttatttgagagtaaaataaagttttaaataaatcatGATATTGATTTCGAAACGaaacaaagatttatttatttaaaagttatagtctttgttattttctttttaataattttaaatataagaaaagatAAATCATTTATATAGAGTAACGAATTTATCGTAATTGATAGCAGTTACTTTTACGTTAGTTAATGACCTCAAATATTATTGAAAGATGTAATTATTGTTGTATTTATGGCCCagattaaattgattttatagAATCTTTACTATAGTGTGTAAAAATAATGTGGATATTAAGGTTCAATTGAAATTTCGCGCTAAAACATGGAAAGCTCGATGTGTTTACGGTCATAGTTTTTGAGGTTACGCGAAGTAAGCTTCCTCCGCAGCTTTGTCGTTTCATGTCATTTCGCGTAAAAATTTTAACgtataacaaataatttttatccgcgaataaatataataataaattctttgCGAATATGTGATTTTACCAAAGTAATTATACACAAAGTTCATGGAAAAGTGTTCAGTAGATAATAATAGAAGTGATCTGCTTTGTAAGATTTTTGTGCATGTGTGTGTGCTCTGTTCAGAATGTTTGAACAAGGAGACAGTAGcaatgaaagtaatatttttatacaaagagCACTAAAAGTTCGACCTTGTTTTATTCGTTTAATGAGAGATAAAGAAGTAGATCAACGTTTATCAAAAAAATGCAAGACAAATGAAGCAGAAGTAAACAGTTAACTTattttttttccaatatatTATTCTCTTCTtgtagatatttttatttatctataaaacgttaataatttatgaaatattaaaatgatattcTAGGACGCATTAATTTTGCAACGATTAGTTCTTCAAACTAAGTTACAATTAAGTGAAGATGAAGAAAGTGTACCAGATGTATCAGCTGCAGTTCAAGAAATATTAGCAACAATTTTTACTGCTCTTTATAATCATCAAGATGAAGAAGGAAGATGTTACTCAGATTCTATGGCGGAACTTCCAGAACATGATATTATCGACGAAAAGAAGTatgttatttcttatttaatttgcGTTATTTAACAATTGTTTATTACCCGTTCAGTTtgaataaattctttttatgtattagGGTACGAGGATTATCGTTGGATTTAATTAAAAGGAGATTAGATCGCGGAGTGTATAAGCGATTAGACCGGTTCCAAGAAGATGTATTTACGTGTTTAGAAAGAGCTAGAAGATTATCACGTACAGATTCACAACCATTTGAAGATAGCGTGGAGCTTCAAGCATTTTTTTTACGTACTCGCGATGAAGTAACTCGTGGCGGAGATTTATTACACTCACCTGCACTCAACTATACACTTTTAGATCTCTCTACTCAGGTCGCAGAATTGAAACGTGCAAAACAACAACAAGAATTGTCATTACCCAACGAAGATGAAAGTTGCGATGGAAATGAGGCAAAAGTACGTAATACTTCACgtcataaaatataattttctataaaaattacaaaaatttataaatatttttattttgtttatttaggATGCTGAAACAAATACCAGCACAGAGAGAAATAATAGTGATAATGGTGGTTCAATGAGTTTTAATCAAGAAGTATATAGAGCGGGTGATTTTGCGTATATAGAACCTACAGAACGAGGGATGGAGTATAGTGTAGTTCTTATAGAACGGCTATGGACTAATGCGGAAGGACAACAAATGTTATACGgcaatttattttatagacCAAGTGAAACTTATCATGTAGCATCTAGAAAATTTCTTGATAAAGAGTTATTTAAAAGCGATGCCCATGTCGCTGTACCTTTGGCTAAAGTAGCTGGAAGGTGTTGTGTTTTAAGTGTTAAGGATTATTTTAGAATGCAACCAGAAGGTTTCATAGAAAAAGATGTTTATGTATGTGAATCACGATACTCGACGAAAGCGAGAGCTTTCAAAAAAATCAAAGTGTGGAATTTCGATCCGGatcatttgaaattaatttcaagagAGAAACCGTTAGAACCAAAGCGAGTTATATCAGTTTATAAAGAAAGATTAGAAAAGCATAAAGAAGAAATTGCTGAAttagaagaaggagaaaaattGACGGAAAAAGAAAGACCTGTGAGCAATTCAAATTCGTAACAGTTCATAGCATTACAATATGATATAGTAATTTTttgctttaaaaattatttctgttttATAGAATGTGATACTATATAATCCAGAAGACACGGAGAATACTTATTATGAACAATATAATACATGTGCGGGTTCTGTAAAAACTGGAGATTTTGTTTATGTAGCAACAGATGGAGGCAGGCAACAAATTGCACAAATCGATGCTATATGGTCGACAAAAGAGTAAGTGATAcattttagaaataaatatcGTATACAGAAATTCAAACaactgtttaatttttttttagcgGAAAGTGTTACTTTAAGGGGCCATGGTTGTTAATGCCTGCAGAAGTACCACATACGCCTACAAAGTTATTTTATAAACAAGAATTATtcctatctacagtagatggtACTCATCCTATCGTGGCCATTGTTGGAAAGTGTGCTGTTCTTGACTATGGAGAATATATTTGTAGTAAGTATACGAAGAGTACATTAGTAGTAGTACATTAATAAGTATGCATTTTATAGAAACATTATACTTTTATTCAAATTGATACGCTTGTTTAGGTCGACCCACAGAGATTCCAGAAgatgatatatatatttgtgAATCTTTATACGATGAAAGTAAAAGCCTCATGAAAAAACTTGGACAAGaaggtttaaaaaaattaaatcataGTTCAGCAGTAACTGAAgatgaaatatatttctttcgAAGGCCTATTAATCCTGCTAAGGTGAGAAAACTTGAGTAATATCCTACACAAAAGTCTAATAACAATAAGTAGCCTGTTATTTGATATGCAACTAACTGAATATAATTGCTTTGCATGTGATGTGTGTGTTATAGGTTCCGGGCGATGTGGCTCAGACGCAAAATCAAGTCAAGTCTGTTACTCCTAGCTCAACTCAGTTTGAAATGGTAATTTCTATCATTAACTACTGTTAAGTTTCATCTGTTAACAATATTATGGAAATGCATGTTCTATGAAAATCACACGCAAGCTCACATGCAAATTGATAATGATTCCAAATATTATGAGCTTAAATTATGACTATACACTATATGCAATATGACTTGCATGTGATAAAAATATTGTGTACTAGTTCATATATCTGAGCATGCTTTTCATCTTATGCCGGCATATTcattttactttctttctttctttctttttctttcttacatgTTTTTCTTTTCGTGAAAGTATATTTTTCTATGTAGTATTTAATAGAAGTACATTATTTTTCGTGGATTTCAATTCAGAGCACCTGTTGGGTTTAtccatatgtatgtacatacatatacgatGTACGTAGAATACCACCAAAAGTCTCGCTTCCATGTCACTCTAAcccaaataatgtaaaaatcaAGCATTTTACTTTAAATGGAATGTATGCATAAAGTACTAATATCAAGGTTTTAGGATATAGACAAAAAATCAAATTGAACTAttgaaataatatcattattgctatactTTAACTTGTACTACAAATGATATTTGTAAATTTCTGTAACTAAGAAAAGTCTATGTAATCGGTAggattatacaaaattattatattgatatcaaaagaaaatatatacatatatatattcataACATTACATTCGGTAACGGATAATGAACGTAACATAACGTAAATGGTATAGGAGGCATCACCATTGTTACCGAAGCTGGAACCCGATGTACTAGGCATGGGAGTAGGATTAGGAGTGGGAGTAGGAGTAGGAGTTGGGGAGGACAGCATGGACGCTGGTGGTCCACCGTCCGTTGGATCTGCAGAAGCTCAACCGGTGCTCTCCAATACTCAAACACCTGTGTCAACTAAAAAGGTAGGCCTTATCGTGACATTATTTTGATTATATGTTTCAtttgatttatttcattttaattttatttatttaaaaaaatatgccAGCATATTTTTTGTTTTGCACCGTTTCAGCGTTGTTATTTAACATTAGAACGACAATTAGATGTTTTATCCGTGAAGGTATAATATCGGTAAGACGTTGACATTATAATTTGTGTTTTCCTCTGTTTAGAAAACGGCGGGTAAGAAATTAGTTACGGGCTATATTTTATATTCGAGTAAAATGCGAACGCAGATTACACAAAACAATCCTGAATCATCCTTTGGGGAGATTAGCAGAATTGTTGGTAACgaggtatttatttattttttactgttGATTTTTAGTTTACTATAAGAATTCATCGAAGAAGGAAAGTATGCAGATTAAATGGTTCCAAGcataatattataaagaaagttaccgaattatttttatcaaatattgtcGAGGGAGTGTTGTGTCATTCTGCATGCTTCATCTTTCTTTCAAGTACGTTACGATTTTCCCGCCAAAACAGCAAATATTATTACTGTGATAAAAGTTATTATTTGAACACAAACATTGTATGCAATAATTGTTGAAACATACTGTAGATTAGGTTTGCAAAGGTTTGAAATATTGCATTctgaaaagttaattaaaatagaaggAGAAATTGTACAAAATATCCTTTTTCAATTTCAGTGGAGAAAATTGCCAGCAGGAGAGAAACAGGCTTGGGAAGAAAGAGCAATTAAAATGAACGAGGATGGTGGACAACTTAAAGGAAATGCTGTTTCAGTAGGCACTAATGCTTTACAAGATGTAGTATACGAATGTTGTTGGGATAATTGTGACTGGCAATTTGAAGATATGACTGATTGTATCGACCATTGTATCGCCGAACAAAATGGTCATGTTCAATCATCTTTTGTTAATGCCGCTAGTGGTAAGTGTATCATATTATTCTAATACTATTAAGAATAAAGTTTTAAGATTTATACGCTTCAATAGATGTAGAATTTCAATGCCAGTGGCGAGGTTGTGGTCGTACGAAAAAGTCTGTACCTCCATTTCCAAGTGTACAAAGGCTTGCAAGGCATGTTAAAGAGGTTCATATTCTTAAGTCGAATGGTCGCATCATACCTCCTTTAGAGAGAAGCAAGTATGTTAAATCTTACTATACCATAAATacgtatttttaaattcatgattcagtatcttttattatttttattttagaaactaCATGGCATCAAAAGGTCCAACGGTATTACCACCAATGGAAACAGGTAATTGGTTTTTAACAATTCAACTTTTTaacgataaaaatataaatttcatctAAGCAAACAGGGGAACATGTTAATATTCTGTCTATTCTTATgtgtacatttattttattatagaaaCATCGGCAGCTGCGACGCAAACAAGTAACATACCAGTCGTTAAGCAACCTGAACCAATGTTCGTTGCTGTTCCTCCAAGACCAAGTCGTGTATTACATTCAGATGCCTACTTAcggtaaatttttataattttagtcaaatttgtgaatttttaaaaacacattatttatttctttagatACATTGAAGCATTAAATGTAGAAAACCGATACATATCAAATTGGGATAAACAAATGAATGCTAATCCTGATAACACACAAATTCCTGATGTAACAAAATTACCTGTTGAATGGTTAGGTAACGGTGTAGGCAACCATGGAAATGTGGTGAATGCCTTATGGACGCTCAAAAACATGATGATGCGAGATGTGTTAGCCATCAATAAAACTTTATAGCTTATAATTCGTTAAGATCTATAATCTTTAAAATTCGATGCTACCTTAAAACAATTTTCAGGTCCGTCGATGCTAGATGAAAGACTGAAAAACTATTATTTGAATATGAGCGTATCTGTACTTCCAGATCATTTTTCTCGTTTTACAGCTCTTACAACACTACTGATTTCCGGTTTGTAAGTAAAAGCATTAGAAAATTGACTTCGT includes these proteins:
- the polybromo gene encoding protein polybromo isoform X6; the protein is MVRYIRMGNTLLLTMNKRRRTSSVASRGTEDDGDDIPREPTKRRKKLDPSDLCQQLYDVLRNQKKEDGTLLCDAFIRVPKRRQEPGYYEVVTNPIDLLKVQQKLKTDEYRDMDDLAADIQLMVNNAKAFYMRTSPEYKDATELWELCVNTKNRIMEEYEDPEPKGKLILKVARLARKATLKQEDAEDTSESSTNPDEETMQQFEDLFAAVMTATDPADNNRPLHTMFQLKPSKKLYPEYYDVIETPVDLKTVARKIQEGAYNTISDMEKDLMLMCRNACQFNEPGSQIYKDAKLLKKIITAATRKQDTGISSNIPKIATTAPSTRSKRGSRTMAQSLIAQTASLPDEDEESDDEEEEPAETEEADNPQWQLFQTIRTAPNNQGVRMSEYFWKLPSKRLYPDYYKMIKNPISLLQIRTKIKKGEYGTVSEVAGDMNIMFENAKKYNIHTSRLYKCAVKLQKIMQEKVQELLEFDQCEDGRQPMLMFMEKPSKKLYPDYYQVIAEPIDMLAIEANIKAEKYQSENELIQDFKLMFNNCRQYNEEGSLIYEDANTLERVLMDKVKELGPLPDTPKPTKSSASTPTRNVGRPKKVVPLHLQKLKTMYDTIKDYHDAKGRQLSLIFMKLPNKNEYPDYYEVIKQPMNMEKIASTLKNNGYDNLDELVSDFILMFDNACKYNEPDSQIYKDALILQRLVLQTKLQLSEDEESVPDVSAAVQEILATIFTALYNHQDEEGRCYSDSMAELPEHDIIDEKKVRGLSLDLIKRRLDRGVYKRLDRFQEDVFTCLERARRLSRTDSQPFEDSVELQAFFLRTRDEVTRGGDLLHSPALNYTLLDLSTQVAELKRAKQQQELSLPNEDESCDGNEAKDAETNTSTERNNSDNGGSMSFNQEVYRAGDFAYIEPTERGMEYSVVLIERLWTNAEGQQMLYGNLFYRPSETYHVASRKFLDKELFKSDAHVAVPLAKVAGRCCVLSVKDYFRMQPEGFIEKDVYVCESRYSTKARAFKKIKVWNFDPDHLKLISREKPLEPKRVISVYKERLEKHKEEIAELEEGEKLTEKERPNVILYNPEDTENTYYEQYNTCAGSVKTGDFVYVATDGGRQQIAQIDAIWSTKDGKCYFKGPWLLMPAEVPHTPTKLFYKQELFLSTVDGTHPIVAIVGKCAVLDYGEYICSRPTEIPEDDIYICESLYDESKSLMKKLGQEGLKKLNHSSAVTEDEIYFFRRPINPAKVPGDVAQTQNQVKSVTPSSTQFEMEASPLLPKLEPDVLGMGVGLGVGVGVGVGEDSMDAGGPPSVGSAEAQPVLSNTQTPVSTKKKTAGKKLVTGYILYSSKMRTQITQNNPESSFGEISRIVGNEWRKLPAGEKQAWEERAIKMNEDGGQLKGNAVSVGTNALQDVVYECCWDNCDWQFEDMTDCIDHCIAEQNGHVQSSFVNAASDVEFQCQWRGCGRTKKSVPPFPSVQRLARHVKEVHILKSNGRIIPPLERSKNYMASKGPTVLPPMETETSAAATQTSNIPVVKQPEPMFVAVPPRPSRVLHSDAYLRYIEALNVENRYISNWDKQMNANPDNTQIPDVTKLPVEWLGNGVGNHGNVVNALWTLKNMMMRDVLAINKTL